The Candidatus Hydrogenedentota bacterium sequence GTGGGACTAAGGCAAGTCGCAGAATGAGCATTCCCAGCGCGATCAGAAACAGTCTGTGGAACTTACCGATATACATAACGTACAGCCCAATGATGATCGCGGATGCCAGGCTCCCTATGCTTGCGAATGCTGCATTATCCGCAAGAGTCTCCAGCGCGGGGGAGTAATCGGCGTCTGCCGGAATGGATACAGACGACGGCGCGTCTTCGTCCAACGACCCACTGCGGAATTCCGGTCTGAGGGCCTGGAACCCACTATCGGAGACCTGATCAATACAGAGACTAATAGCGCTCACGGCACACCCAATGAGAATTGCCTCACCCCAAACCAACCGAGAGCGTGTGTTACCCGCCAACCGGGAAGGGTGGAAGGCCCTATCCCATTTCGCAAATCCAAACCAGTGGACGAGGGGTCGGTCATGTGGAAATGCCAGCCGAAATACGCCGTCACCAAAGAGAACTAACAGAAATGCAATCACGAAATCCCTGATTGCAGGCGAAATAATCGCAAAGAGTGCCCACTTGCCGAGATACAGACTCCACGTATCCGAGGTGGAGTAGTCCGAACCAAAGTGCCTAAGGCAGTCAAGCGGCCCAGCTAGGGAAAGAAGAGTGATCGACGACGCAATGATCAGGGCGGGCCAGAAGTGTAGTGCGCGAGCGCGGACTACTCTGATAATCGCGACAAGGAAGAGTATGCTGGCGAGAATCACCAGAAGACTCTCGATTCCTCCAAAGAGAGTTTCCCTGAGGCTAGACTTGCTCCGTTCGCGATACCATTCCTGAGGAATGTCTAGGTAGTGATTGAGACCACAGGCCTCGTCTCCAATAACGCTCACGCTGGTCCGATAAGGTGCTTCGCCAACCTTAAATGCGTTGTCTTCCCATACAAATGTGTGGTCTGTCCGGGCTGGCCGTTTCCTTTGCGACCAGTCGGCCAAATGATAGCTGCCCAAGTCGATGCCACCCATGTCTCGTGCATACTGCGCGGCGAGACGCATCGCGTCATCCTTGCCCAACTCGGCGCCCTGCGCTTCCTCGGCGCGTGTGTGAAAATAGTCGCCTACCTTCCCGTTTGGTAACACGTAGACAAAGTACTCGTCCTTCTCCAGTGGCCGGAAGTACCGAACTCCCCAATTCACGAGTTGAGGGAAACGTTCTCGAGTGATCGTGTTGAGTTGTTTAAGGCCGACCTTCTGCCACGTGTAATTGGCAATGTCGCCGTCAAGGTTCTCGTTGAAGGTGACGGCGGTCCTATACGTCAGTGGGTCAATGCCCTTGGCCCGCAAAAAAGCGTTCGCTGCCTCCAGCGCGCCGCCTTGTGTGGACTCTACACGGATGTAATCTCCGTATTGCTCAGGCCTTGGACATAGAAGCGCGATTCCTAATGCAGCGAATGCAACCAGCGCCAGTGTGACAAGGGACCGCGTGGACAAAAGTTCAATACTTTTGTAGGGTAGATCTGGCTCTTGAAGAACATCTTGAGCAGTGGATTCCTGAGAGCGTCCATAGGTCTCCGAATTGAGATCAGAGGTTGAAAGCAAAGCGCGGCCGCGCAAGCATCTCCAAACTCCCGGCAATGCGGGAATTACCATCAGGCATACGACAACTAAGCCCGATATCTGAAAGTAACGGTTGCCGCTTTCGAAAAGGAATACTGCCCCGACTAAAGCGTTGTACGTGTAATGCGCGACGATCGTCGCCAGCACTCCGTATCTGAGAAAGACAATTCCATATAAAATCCCAATGATTGAGACTTCAATTCCGCGGATATAGATGGGTTCTTGCGGGTATGCGCTGTGACAAAAGCCCCAGATTACGGCAGGAACGAAGACGGCAAGCCAACGGCGTTTAGTCAGAAAGAGCAGAAGGGAAATGGCGAAATAGCGAAAGAGTGCCTCTTCCTTGAGTGCTGCGCTTATGCCCACCTGCAGCGGAAAGAGCGACGGTACCGCGACCTCAAGCGCGTCAGAGTAAGGCGCATCAAGCGGACACCACGCGCCAAATTGCTGTGCAACCAGATAAAACGCGTTAAAGAACCCCGCGTGAATACACGCAAGACAAAGCCCTACCCCCACGGAAATCAAAACGGACTTGCTTTTCCAGAAGGCACGCGAAAAGACCCGCGAGAATTCCGCATGATCTGGAAATATTCGCCGGGTCGCGGCATCGCCTGGGACGAAGACAAAAATGGAGCTTAGAATGACAGCTATGGTTTGGCCAACAGTTCCGAAAATCTGACCAGTAACATGGGTTTGCACGCTTTCTATTGTTGGGTACGACATCCAAAAGGTTGGTAGTGCGTTCACCCAGAGGATAACGCCGGAGACGGCAAGCAGTACTCCGAGACCGAGGGCGAATCGGAATCGAGCTCGTCTCGCACGAATGGCCCAAATCAAAGCGATGATGGATGCGAAATTGATTGCCCTCGACAACCAGGCAGCGGTTGTTGATAGCAGCTGCCTTCTCGATGTGTGTTGTGCAGCTGCCCGCTGCGTATTCTCCGCAATATATAAGCCTTCGCTGAAGTTTGTTACTGCGTCACCACTCACCGTTACATAAATACGGTACTTTGCCCCCGACAAATCGAAGTCCCGTTTCTGCCATGTGAAACTGAACTGGGACCGCTTCGGCAGCGTTTGCTGTGTGTGGTCAATGATCTCGTACTCGCCCTGATCAATGTGCGATAGAGTGCCCAGAAACGCCTCTGCACGCGTCTGAGCCTCCGTTTCAGACAGTGTCGCGCCTTCTCTTGCCTCAGGGATGTGGTGCCCGAAGTAGCAAATCCGGCCGTCTGGCCACAGACTCACTTGAAGCTCCTCTTCCTGCTCTGGCACGACAAAGCGGACATACCAGTACCAAGTGGCCACTTCGTCGCGCATCAATCGCGATGCCTTGTCTGCCGGCAGACTTTTCTCCAGAAAGTCGCGTGTGCTGCGATTCGAGTAGAATCCTGCTGCCGACTTGTACGAGGAAACATCGATGCCGCGTTCGGCAAGGTAAGCACGGGCTTGCGCGACCGCATCCCCGCGGGTGAGCTTCACCGGTACGGCCGCCGCTGGATCGACTCGCTCCCGAGTCACAACAAAGAACGTCAACGAAAGAACTGCGGCAATACCCCATGCCGTGGGTGATACCCACTTGCGCTTGTCTTGCGCTGATTCCTCTGTCTGAACGTCGATTTCCACGTGATCCCCCTAGCACGCTGTGGAGAACAGACAAGAACCCCCCAACGAAGCAATCTCAGACTTCTCCCCTGACGCCATTTGAAGGCGAAGTCAGAGCCTCTGTGTAATAATACGGCTGAAGTGCTTGGCGCTGCAAGCGCAAGCCGAGTGAATTGACTTCCGTTTCGCTCACGCCGCGACTCACAACTGCTACGGTCAACGAATTGGATGCCTGCACTTCACATTCGGTTTAGTATCTGTGAAATCTGTGCCATCTGTGGATAGGACCCAGCTATAAACAGACCTACAGAGTTGCACAATGCACCTCTGCTAGCAGTGAGGCGAGGGGAGAAGCATGCTTAGGAGGGGTCCGACTCTGTCGTAACCGGCGCGTCCTTGCCATCCAGCGCGGCAAGCATGGAATGCCACGCGAGAGT is a genomic window containing:
- a CDS encoding CPBP family intramembrane metalloprotease; translation: MEIDVQTEESAQDKRKWVSPTAWGIAAVLSLTFFVVTRERVDPAAAVPVKLTRGDAVAQARAYLAERGIDVSSYKSAAGFYSNRSTRDFLEKSLPADKASRLMRDEVATWYWYVRFVVPEQEEELQVSLWPDGRICYFGHHIPEAREGATLSETEAQTRAEAFLGTLSHIDQGEYEIIDHTQQTLPKRSQFSFTWQKRDFDLSGAKYRIYVTVSGDAVTNFSEGLYIAENTQRAAAQHTSRRQLLSTTAAWLSRAINFASIIALIWAIRARRARFRFALGLGVLLAVSGVILWVNALPTFWMSYPTIESVQTHVTGQIFGTVGQTIAVILSSIFVFVPGDAATRRIFPDHAEFSRVFSRAFWKSKSVLISVGVGLCLACIHAGFFNAFYLVAQQFGAWCPLDAPYSDALEVAVPSLFPLQVGISAALKEEALFRYFAISLLLFLTKRRWLAVFVPAVIWGFCHSAYPQEPIYIRGIEVSIIGILYGIVFLRYGVLATIVAHYTYNALVGAVFLFESGNRYFQISGLVVVCLMVIPALPGVWRCLRGRALLSTSDLNSETYGRSQESTAQDVLQEPDLPYKSIELLSTRSLVTLALVAFAALGIALLCPRPEQYGDYIRVESTQGGALEAANAFLRAKGIDPLTYRTAVTFNENLDGDIANYTWQKVGLKQLNTITRERFPQLVNWGVRYFRPLEKDEYFVYVLPNGKVGDYFHTRAEEAQGAELGKDDAMRLAAQYARDMGGIDLGSYHLADWSQRKRPARTDHTFVWEDNAFKVGEAPYRTSVSVIGDEACGLNHYLDIPQEWYRERSKSSLRETLFGGIESLLVILASILFLVAIIRVVRARALHFWPALIIASSITLLSLAGPLDCLRHFGSDYSTSDTWSLYLGKWALFAIISPAIRDFVIAFLLVLFGDGVFRLAFPHDRPLVHWFGFAKWDRAFHPSRLAGNTRSRLVWGEAILIGCAVSAISLCIDQVSDSGFQALRPEFRSGSLDEDAPSSVSIPADADYSPALETLADNAAFASIGSLASAIIIGLYVMYIGKFHRLFLIALGMLILRLALVPPESPESWIKLAEMTLMFLNFALCMYVLLKCICRSNVVAFFFWVFCEMLYDETYMWSGASTLEGNLNAAILLAALTLLIALGFWLSLPRWRGEPLTVQVPEEEEESAVCEGGQIALAGPEGFGEERESRI